A DNA window from Rubripirellula tenax contains the following coding sequences:
- a CDS encoding DUF4347 domain-containing protein — protein MTRVSSSRRYLQRPHWSLTALETRVMMAADAGAAVAAPANIVCEVASTVAPSDPTTTSDVVVFVDSAVDELTDVAQPIASGASLVLIHSQSDGVAQIRDYLADHPGVRQVHILSHGADGQLQLGATKLSAANLKIHAGDIRAWGETLDTAADIMLYGCDVASSDVGKQFVAEIARLSGADVAASTDRTANALRQGDWELEYHVGSIESGIALSDQAMRSYQGHLGIEIRAAGSIGNEEMQLQIGNQIVQTFTVTNDGVFGRNYQSYFADIDGADINDVRINFVNSQYDPANNIDGNLGIDWIRVDGTQYETEDPSTFSTGTWVPGVGITPGYKQSEILHADGYFQFSGPSNPGTGDGSVIRIFASGDTGNERMQLLIDGQNVAAFDNVSASGGVFTFQADSTVTADQVRIAFDNDLYAPPVDRNLNVDRIEIDGVTFETENPAVFSSAGYVEGVGITSGNLQQETLFTNGYFQYSNNGSGPVNPPVDPPTIDNGLIGYWKLNEASTTSPIVDSSSNGNNGSALNFVAPNGPTSDVPEIDGANPGAFDFDGVNDVIQVGESESLRLTEGTYSQSLWIRPTSGTNVFRGVIGYQAGSTAGQRYPFVYTYGDAIYAGFGTGGNTWKGVIADNVLDIGQWNHIAVTFDGTAMTLFVNGEQVSANSNFAGSRPTTAYGRLNIGAVNNNFLGQIDEVRMYNRSLTSLEVDVLSGTGTVTPPQTGPGEIGLASTQVTVNENAGSVSIGLRRTGGTSGAAQVFYTTQDGSAVSGVDYFGIESGVVNFADGQEFGTISIPLIDDGNDDGDISFGVSLFRVEGAVQGQPRTAQITIVDDESGSGLIGYWNLNETSNSGPILDSSGLGNNGVATNFAGTTGPITTAPNTNFNNPGAFAFDGVNDSIEIAESESLRLTEGSYSQSLWIRPTSGTDVYRGVIGYQVGNSIGTRYPFIYTYGDGLAVGFGSGGNTWKGVSVDNVLTVGAWNHVAVSFDGTFMQLFVNGEVVGTNNNFAGSRPTTAVAQLSIGKINNQFVGQIDEVRMYDRAISGGEVSALIDGAALPPPRVVGSLSTQTIASGFLQPTTVEQLPDGRFLVAERAGIIRLVNANGTVASTPFLDIRDMVNMVGNDRGLMSIAIPPNFAQTRQIYLAYTYDPPEVQGLSGNGGPDGEGGRVARVTRMTVNADWTVADRSSEVVVVGTNSTYQNIGQPNRRPLASDPQSGLDANGNYIADFIASDELSHTIGDMEFGSDGALYISTGDGGSYGRVDAVNLRALNLNSLNGKILRVDPVTGLGLSDNPFFDGNSASNASRVYSLGLRNPFRFAINPNDGEVFIADVGWLNWEELNTGRGKNFGWPAYEGNGLTGGDRGSYSSLPGTQAFLNSGVEVTPPIWTRSHSSGARAIIMGDFIQGGQYPASLQNAFIFTDIGDRVLRAGRIDASGQLIDIVPVSSNAGFITDIMRMADGSLVYTDFVSGTIGRLIYNA, from the coding sequence ATGACACGCGTTTCGTCATCTCGTCGTTATCTGCAACGTCCCCATTGGTCGCTGACCGCTCTTGAAACTCGCGTGATGATGGCAGCCGACGCCGGCGCCGCCGTTGCCGCGCCGGCGAATATCGTCTGCGAAGTCGCGTCCACCGTCGCCCCATCCGACCCGACGACCACCAGTGATGTCGTCGTGTTTGTCGACTCGGCCGTTGATGAATTGACCGACGTCGCCCAGCCGATTGCTTCGGGCGCTTCACTGGTGCTGATTCATTCCCAGTCCGATGGCGTTGCCCAGATTCGCGATTACTTGGCCGATCATCCAGGCGTCCGCCAAGTTCATATTCTGTCACACGGTGCCGACGGCCAACTGCAACTCGGCGCCACCAAGCTATCAGCCGCCAACTTGAAGATTCACGCCGGCGACATCCGCGCCTGGGGCGAGACACTGGACACCGCTGCGGACATCATGCTGTATGGCTGCGATGTCGCGTCCAGCGACGTCGGCAAACAATTTGTCGCCGAGATCGCGAGACTCAGCGGCGCCGACGTTGCCGCTTCCACCGACCGTACCGCCAATGCGCTGCGTCAAGGCGACTGGGAACTGGAATACCACGTCGGTTCGATCGAATCGGGCATCGCGTTGTCGGATCAAGCGATGCGATCCTACCAGGGTCACCTGGGAATCGAAATTCGCGCCGCCGGATCGATCGGCAACGAAGAGATGCAACTGCAAATCGGCAACCAAATCGTTCAAACGTTTACCGTCACCAACGATGGTGTCTTTGGACGCAACTATCAGTCCTACTTTGCCGACATCGACGGCGCCGACATTAACGATGTTCGAATCAATTTTGTCAACTCGCAATACGATCCGGCCAACAACATCGACGGTAACTTGGGGATCGATTGGATCCGTGTTGACGGAACTCAATACGAAACCGAAGACCCCAGCACGTTTTCGACCGGAACATGGGTGCCCGGTGTGGGCATCACGCCGGGTTACAAGCAGTCCGAGATCCTGCACGCCGACGGTTACTTTCAATTCAGCGGCCCGTCCAACCCAGGTACCGGCGACGGTTCCGTGATCCGCATTTTCGCATCGGGCGATACCGGCAACGAACGAATGCAGTTGCTGATCGATGGCCAAAACGTTGCCGCGTTCGACAACGTTTCAGCCTCAGGCGGCGTGTTCACGTTCCAAGCGGATTCGACGGTAACCGCCGATCAGGTTCGCATCGCGTTTGATAACGACCTGTATGCACCGCCGGTCGACCGCAACTTAAACGTCGATCGTATCGAGATCGATGGAGTCACGTTCGAAACAGAAAACCCAGCCGTGTTCAGCTCCGCCGGTTACGTCGAGGGCGTCGGCATCACGTCAGGTAACCTGCAACAAGAGACGCTCTTCACCAACGGTTACTTTCAATATTCCAACAACGGTTCTGGTCCCGTCAACCCACCTGTTGATCCGCCTACCATCGACAACGGCTTGATCGGCTATTGGAAGCTGAACGAAGCATCCACCACATCACCGATCGTCGACTCGTCGAGTAACGGTAACAACGGATCGGCGCTCAACTTTGTCGCGCCCAACGGACCAACCAGCGATGTACCAGAAATCGACGGTGCTAATCCTGGTGCGTTCGACTTCGATGGCGTTAACGACGTGATACAGGTCGGCGAAAGCGAGTCGCTTCGTTTGACCGAAGGCACCTATTCGCAATCGCTTTGGATTCGGCCGACAAGCGGCACCAATGTCTTCCGCGGTGTGATCGGCTATCAAGCCGGTTCGACTGCCGGACAACGCTATCCGTTTGTCTACACCTACGGCGACGCGATCTATGCCGGGTTCGGAACCGGTGGGAACACGTGGAAAGGCGTCATCGCTGACAACGTGTTGGACATCGGACAATGGAATCATATCGCGGTCACGTTTGACGGCACGGCGATGACACTGTTCGTCAACGGCGAACAAGTTTCTGCCAACAGCAACTTTGCCGGTTCGCGTCCGACGACCGCCTATGGCCGATTGAACATCGGCGCGGTCAACAACAACTTCCTGGGACAAATCGACGAAGTCCGCATGTACAACCGATCGCTGACGTCCTTGGAAGTTGACGTGCTTAGCGGTACCGGCACCGTCACACCGCCTCAAACCGGCCCCGGCGAAATCGGATTGGCCAGCACTCAAGTTACCGTCAATGAAAACGCGGGCAGCGTTTCGATCGGACTGCGACGGACGGGCGGCACCAGCGGAGCAGCTCAGGTCTTCTATACCACGCAAGACGGATCGGCGGTCTCGGGTGTCGATTACTTCGGCATCGAGTCGGGCGTGGTTAATTTTGCCGATGGTCAAGAATTCGGCACGATCAGCATTCCGTTGATTGATGACGGCAATGACGACGGCGACATCTCGTTCGGCGTATCACTGTTCCGCGTCGAAGGCGCCGTCCAAGGTCAACCACGAACCGCCCAGATCACGATTGTCGACGATGAATCGGGTTCGGGTTTGATCGGATACTGGAATCTGAACGAAACGTCCAACAGCGGCCCGATCCTTGATTCGTCAGGGTTAGGTAATAACGGCGTCGCGACCAACTTCGCCGGAACCACCGGTCCGATCACCACGGCACCCAACACCAACTTCAACAACCCCGGCGCATTCGCCTTCGACGGAGTCAACGACTCGATCGAAATCGCCGAAAGCGAATCACTACGGTTGACCGAAGGTTCGTACAGCCAATCGCTTTGGATTCGGCCGACCAGCGGGACCGACGTGTATCGTGGCGTGATCGGTTACCAAGTCGGCAATTCGATCGGCACGCGTTATCCGTTCATCTATACGTACGGCGATGGGCTGGCCGTCGGTTTCGGCAGTGGCGGAAACACATGGAAGGGCGTCTCCGTCGACAACGTCTTGACCGTTGGCGCGTGGAATCACGTCGCGGTATCGTTCGACGGTACGTTCATGCAATTGTTCGTCAACGGCGAAGTCGTCGGCACCAATAACAACTTTGCCGGCTCGCGACCGACGACTGCCGTGGCGCAGTTGTCGATCGGCAAAATCAACAACCAGTTCGTCGGTCAAATCGATGAAGTCCGCATGTACGACCGTGCGATCAGCGGCGGCGAAGTCAGTGCGTTGATCGACGGGGCTGCATTGCCACCACCGCGAGTCGTCGGTTCGCTTAGCACGCAAACGATCGCCAGCGGATTCCTGCAACCGACGACCGTCGAACAACTTCCCGACGGACGATTCTTGGTCGCCGAACGGGCCGGCATCATCCGCCTAGTCAACGCCAACGGAACCGTTGCCAGCACACCGTTCTTGGACATTCGTGACATGGTCAACATGGTCGGTAACGACCGTGGATTGATGTCGATCGCGATCCCGCCGAACTTTGCCCAAACGCGCCAGATCTATTTGGCCTACACCTATGATCCACCGGAAGTTCAAGGATTGAGCGGCAACGGTGGTCCCGATGGTGAAGGCGGACGCGTCGCCCGAGTGACTCGCATGACCGTCAACGCTGACTGGACGGTGGCCGATCGCAGCAGCGAGGTCGTCGTGGTCGGTACCAACAGCACCTACCAAAACATCGGTCAACCCAATCGTCGTCCGCTGGCAAGCGATCCTCAATCAGGCCTCGACGCCAACGGAAATTATATTGCCGACTTCATCGCCAGTGATGAGTTGAGCCACACGATCGGCGATATGGAATTCGGTTCCGATGGCGCGCTTTACATCTCGACCGGTGACGGCGGTTCGTACGGTCGCGTTGATGCGGTCAACTTGCGAGCCCTGAATCTGAACAGTCTGAACGGCAAAATCTTGCGAGTCGATCCGGTGACCGGGCTTGGACTTTCGGACAACCCGTTCTTTGACGGCAACTCCGCCAGCAACGCCAGCCGCGTGTACTCTTTGGGCCTTCGCAACCCGTTCCGATTCGCGATCAACCCCAACGACGGCGAGGTCTTCATCGCAGACGTCGGTTGGCTTAACTGGGAAGAACTGAACACCGGTCGTGGCAAGAACTTTGGTTGGCCCGCGTACGAAGGAAACGGTTTGACCGGTGGTGATCGAGGCAGTTACTCGTCGCTGCCCGGCACTCAGGCATTCTTAAACAGTGGCGTCGAAGTGACGCCGCCGATTTGGACGCGCAGCCATTCATCGGGTGCTCGCGCAATCATCATGGGCGACTTCATCCAAGGCGGCCAGTATCCCGCAAGCCTGCAAAACGCATTCATCTTCACCGACATTGGTGACCGAGTGCTTCGCGCCGGACGTATCGATGCCAGCGGCCAGTTGATCGACATCGTGCCTGTTTCGTCCAATGCCGGCTTCATCACCGACATCATGCGAATGGCCGACGGATCGCTGGTCTATACCGACTTTGTTTCGGGAACGATCGGCCGGTTGATCTACAACGCGTAA
- a CDS encoding class I SAM-dependent methyltransferase: MADSVTFLKNFLRNPTQVGAVAPSSTGLVDAMVDWFQWDTARNIVEFGPGTGVFTEAVLKRKHADAKFFAIERSADLAQRTRERCPGVTVYEDSVANVVDLCRKESIDQVDAIVCGLPWASFSDLLQMEIMDAMLEVLAPGGQFATFAYWQGVVLPAGMRFSRRLRKTFPHVERSHTVWKNLPPAFVYRCVR, encoded by the coding sequence ATGGCCGACAGCGTTACGTTTCTGAAAAATTTCCTGCGCAACCCCACTCAGGTCGGCGCGGTCGCGCCCAGCAGCACCGGTTTGGTGGATGCCATGGTCGATTGGTTTCAATGGGACACCGCACGGAACATCGTCGAGTTTGGACCGGGAACGGGCGTGTTCACCGAAGCCGTGCTGAAGCGAAAGCACGCCGACGCCAAGTTCTTTGCCATCGAACGATCGGCCGATCTGGCCCAGCGGACACGAGAGCGTTGTCCGGGTGTTACGGTTTACGAAGACAGTGTTGCCAACGTCGTCGATCTGTGCCGCAAGGAATCGATCGACCAGGTCGATGCGATCGTTTGTGGTTTGCCGTGGGCGTCGTTTTCCGATTTGCTGCAAATGGAAATCATGGATGCCATGTTGGAAGTTCTGGCCCCCGGCGGCCAATTCGCAACGTTCGCGTATTGGCAGGGCGTCGTCTTGCCCGCCGGGATGCGATTCTCGCGGCGACTGCGAAAGACGTTCCCGCACGTTGAACGCAGTCACACGGTCTGGAAAAACTTGCCGCCTGCTTTTGTGTATCGCTGCGTTCGGTGA
- a CDS encoding SHD1 domain-containing protein — protein MNRTIRQTFQWSLVCVLTVMLGASPVSAGWLRHHLKRRSSAVCCAPMPVCSVPVCPTAPVFPPAPIDCCPSSSAMFSPPVHVEPVYSAPVYSAPMVGSPVSGSSSGCQCDYGSVDVGSPVEMAMPMDSYVPMGETIIEDYATPMVESPIISDSYDSGTIHEEYPSAAQPIEMSTSDTTPIASPSDSATPAASVEPAATVEPQDEPAAEPTPDPAPAAKPEIPADDLFGAPADSPAAQAPADDLFGSPSEPAPAADAGGDLFGDPTPADAGGDLFGDPAPADSAPADAGMDDLFGDPSEGAAPADAGDDLFGNPPAEQKPATDSTIDDLFGSEPAEPAGEKSSDSVLEDLFGDSTTETTDEAKQATIEDLFGVTESFEELPAPIAQPAPVAKSAALQVVSNVSDSTDPIANAKVRTWIDNTGDFHVEGKLIEINESNIRLLKANGRTCTVPNSRLCDADAAYIASVQSKLAQSRVAMLTSNK, from the coding sequence ATGAATCGCACGATTCGTCAAACGTTCCAGTGGTCACTCGTCTGTGTTTTAACCGTGATGTTGGGTGCCAGCCCCGTGTCGGCCGGTTGGTTGCGTCACCATCTCAAACGCCGCAGCAGTGCCGTCTGCTGTGCACCGATGCCCGTATGCTCGGTGCCGGTTTGTCCAACCGCACCCGTTTTCCCACCTGCTCCGATCGATTGCTGCCCTTCGTCGTCGGCGATGTTCAGTCCTCCGGTTCATGTCGAGCCCGTCTATTCGGCTCCGGTTTACTCCGCTCCGATGGTTGGATCGCCCGTTTCGGGTTCCTCGTCGGGCTGTCAGTGTGACTATGGTTCCGTCGACGTCGGCAGCCCTGTCGAAATGGCGATGCCCATGGATTCATACGTCCCGATGGGCGAAACAATCATTGAAGACTACGCAACGCCAATGGTCGAATCGCCAATCATCAGCGACTCGTACGACAGCGGTACCATCCACGAAGAGTATCCATCGGCGGCGCAGCCGATCGAAATGAGCACCAGCGACACGACGCCGATCGCGTCACCGTCGGACTCGGCGACTCCGGCTGCATCGGTCGAACCGGCAGCCACGGTCGAACCACAAGATGAGCCAGCGGCGGAACCGACCCCTGATCCGGCGCCTGCCGCCAAACCAGAAATTCCTGCGGATGATTTGTTCGGCGCTCCGGCAGACAGCCCGGCCGCACAAGCACCCGCCGACGACCTCTTCGGAAGTCCCTCCGAGCCAGCCCCGGCCGCCGATGCCGGTGGAGACTTGTTTGGCGATCCGACACCGGCCGATGCTGGCGGAGACTTGTTCGGCGATCCGGCTCCCGCTGATTCGGCACCTGCCGATGCGGGAATGGACGATCTGTTCGGTGACCCGAGTGAAGGAGCCGCTCCCGCCGACGCTGGCGATGACCTGTTCGGAAATCCGCCTGCTGAACAAAAGCCAGCAACCGATTCGACGATTGATGATCTGTTCGGAAGCGAACCTGCCGAGCCTGCCGGCGAAAAGTCGTCTGACAGCGTTCTCGAGGACTTGTTCGGTGATTCAACGACCGAGACGACTGACGAAGCGAAGCAAGCGACCATCGAAGACCTATTCGGTGTAACCGAATCCTTCGAAGAGTTGCCTGCTCCGATTGCTCAGCCCGCGCCTGTAGCCAAATCGGCTGCGCTGCAAGTCGTTTCCAACGTTTCGGATTCGACGGACCCCATCGCCAACGCGAAAGTTCGTACTTGGATCGATAACACCGGCGACTTCCATGTCGAAGGCAAGTTGATCGAGATCAACGAAAGCAACATCCGATTGCTGAAGGCGAATGGCCGCACCTGCACTGTGCCCAATTCACGTCTTTGTGACGCCGACGCTGCTTACATTGCTTCGGTTCAAAGCAAACTGGCCCAATCCCGCGTTGCGATGTTGACCAGCAACAAGTAG
- a CDS encoding GrpB family protein: MHDEIVRLMHYDPRWRQEFEQTRSSILFSCEGWVTNVEHVGSTAISGLIARPTIDVFATVQDDEGIEPAGRLIEGLNFREQSTDDWNRDAITLIKPRSLSPETPEPTHRVWLVQESSPMLRRALRMRDHLRQHPESAIRYEEAKVACWKECDGDPQRYRYGKSIFIAHLIDQIDAADDAGGGHR, translated from the coding sequence ATGCACGATGAAATCGTCCGCTTGATGCATTACGATCCGCGTTGGCGTCAAGAATTTGAACAGACTCGCAGCAGCATCTTGTTCAGCTGTGAAGGATGGGTCACCAACGTCGAACATGTCGGCAGCACCGCGATCTCGGGTTTGATCGCCCGCCCCACCATCGACGTCTTCGCAACCGTCCAGGACGATGAAGGAATCGAGCCGGCCGGGCGGTTGATCGAGGGGCTGAACTTTCGCGAACAATCGACGGACGATTGGAACCGCGATGCCATCACATTGATCAAACCCCGATCGCTGTCGCCCGAGACACCCGAGCCGACGCACCGTGTTTGGCTGGTCCAGGAGTCGTCGCCGATGTTGCGCCGAGCCCTTCGGATGCGAGATCATCTGCGTCAGCACCCCGAATCGGCGATTCGATACGAAGAAGCCAAAGTCGCCTGTTGGAAGGAATGCGATGGTGATCCACAGCGATACCGCTACGGAAAATCAATCTTTATTGCCCACTTGATCGACCAAATCGATGCTGCCGACGATGCGGGGGGTGGACATCGCTAG
- a CDS encoding ExbD/TolR family protein: MKLPGGSDRQPMELKMTPMIDVVFLLLVFFVWTSSFELPEFDLPSSIAQPPAGGGETQTESAPTEAFDEIVIRLNMQDAAMVIDFGGEQLGSPAALGERLSKILALGVQPPVIIDPADDVTMKDAVSIYDAARSAGADRVLFAADPSS, encoded by the coding sequence ATGAAGTTGCCCGGAGGTTCCGATCGCCAGCCGATGGAGTTGAAGATGACGCCGATGATCGACGTCGTCTTCTTACTGTTGGTCTTCTTTGTTTGGACCAGCAGTTTTGAGCTGCCCGAGTTTGATTTGCCAAGCTCGATCGCCCAACCGCCGGCCGGGGGTGGTGAGACTCAAACGGAATCGGCGCCCACTGAAGCCTTCGACGAAATTGTCATTCGATTGAACATGCAAGACGCGGCCATGGTAATCGACTTCGGCGGCGAGCAACTGGGAAGCCCCGCCGCACTGGGCGAACGATTGTCGAAAATATTGGCGCTCGGCGTTCAGCCTCCCGTCATCATTGATCCAGCCGATGACGTCACGATGAAGGACGCCGTTTCGATCTACGACGCCGCTCGATCGGCGGGCGCCGATCGTGTCCTGTTCGCCGCCGACCCATCGTCTTGA
- a CDS encoding ExbD/TolR family protein: MPSRVSDKPTPVRYHGRMRVPQSHGYGSNRRSPVGANMTPMIDVVFLLIIFFLVSSHLARQENHLPLDLPIAASFDPVDLEKMPLTISVDAAARILVGGNVVTADQLRPILGDLLARSGADAAIRIRCEGAVQYQYVEPVLREAAIAGVTDAAIAVREESTP; the protein is encoded by the coding sequence ATGCCGTCAAGGGTATCGGATAAACCAACACCTGTGAGGTACCATGGGCGAATGCGAGTTCCCCAATCACACGGCTATGGTTCGAATCGTCGCTCACCCGTTGGTGCCAACATGACACCGATGATCGATGTCGTTTTTCTGTTGATCATCTTCTTCTTGGTGTCCAGCCACCTGGCCCGCCAAGAGAATCATCTTCCTCTGGATCTTCCCATCGCGGCCAGCTTTGACCCTGTCGATTTGGAAAAAATGCCGCTGACGATCAGCGTCGATGCGGCCGCCCGAATCTTGGTGGGCGGCAATGTGGTCACGGCCGATCAACTGAGGCCGATCCTAGGCGACCTGCTGGCCCGATCGGGCGCCGACGCCGCGATCCGAATTCGCTGTGAAGGTGCGGTCCAGTACCAATACGTCGAACCGGTCCTGCGGGAAGCCGCGATCGCCGGGGTGACGGATGCCGCAATCGCCGTACGCGAGGAATCCACACCATGA
- a CDS encoding serine/threonine protein kinase gives MPRSRLGPLAIESKLGDHPSQSCVWRAIHVQLKKAVAVKVFATPFGGTPEARASFASEWEQLKKLQHPAIAKCYGGGFEEKDAYLAHELIEGETLALQLERRGRLSWETVLDMAEPLVAAIEYLHQNDIVHGRLESDKILFAGLSPVLIDVRIDRINSSYRTNRPPTAKELAMRAPELLVDPAAASRATDLYGIGAIMYLSLTGLPPATGETIEEVSQSVANDLPPSPATLVLDCPVWMNKLVMQLLSKSPTDRPINAGAVTLALAEVRKRSMSRSGVAEHASAGFSALAVTSQHDRDVARELLGRDAIGMDEDVVEVPAWHDRPLVLITGLVAVVAMFAYLLWPLNEDQMRDRAEDLLVQQSRNAMNQAKSSYLEPMLQKFPDGEHVDWVKEQIDRVDMYQAEHALEVKLKRNLPLQNEAERLYAEASRYERFGDAATALDQYRSMQTLLGGDPQYRPFVNLARRQIARIEYEGVDADEASRMIAAKLAEADELMRDGKVVPARKIWYSIVELYGNNDNVAPLVEKAQALLAGNSNTTESD, from the coding sequence ATGCCTCGCAGCCGTCTCGGACCACTGGCGATCGAATCGAAGCTGGGCGATCACCCGTCGCAAAGCTGCGTTTGGCGTGCCATTCATGTGCAATTGAAGAAGGCCGTCGCGGTCAAAGTCTTTGCCACGCCGTTCGGCGGAACCCCCGAAGCCCGGGCGTCGTTCGCGAGCGAATGGGAACAGTTAAAGAAGCTTCAGCATCCCGCGATCGCAAAGTGTTACGGCGGCGGATTCGAGGAAAAGGATGCGTATCTTGCGCACGAACTGATCGAAGGCGAAACGTTGGCGTTGCAACTTGAACGCCGCGGACGCTTGTCGTGGGAAACGGTGCTCGACATGGCTGAACCCTTGGTCGCCGCCATCGAGTACCTGCACCAAAACGACATCGTGCATGGTCGGTTGGAATCGGACAAAATTCTTTTCGCCGGACTCAGCCCCGTCCTGATCGATGTTCGAATCGACCGTATCAATTCGTCGTATCGAACCAACCGACCGCCAACGGCCAAAGAATTGGCGATGCGAGCTCCGGAATTATTGGTCGATCCCGCAGCCGCATCGCGAGCGACCGATCTGTACGGCATCGGCGCGATCATGTATCTGTCGCTAACCGGGTTGCCGCCGGCCACCGGTGAAACCATCGAAGAAGTCTCCCAATCGGTAGCCAACGATCTACCGCCGTCGCCCGCAACGTTGGTTCTTGATTGTCCCGTGTGGATGAACAAGCTGGTCATGCAATTGTTGTCCAAGTCGCCGACTGATCGTCCCATCAATGCCGGCGCGGTGACATTGGCACTTGCCGAAGTCCGCAAGCGATCGATGTCTCGTTCGGGTGTCGCCGAACACGCATCAGCCGGTTTTAGTGCGCTTGCGGTAACCAGCCAACATGATCGCGATGTCGCCCGCGAATTGCTGGGACGCGACGCAATTGGCATGGACGAGGACGTTGTCGAAGTCCCCGCGTGGCACGACCGTCCGCTCGTCTTGATTACCGGATTGGTCGCGGTGGTGGCCATGTTCGCGTATCTGCTTTGGCCGCTGAACGAAGATCAAATGCGAGATCGCGCAGAGGATTTGCTTGTCCAACAGAGTCGCAATGCGATGAACCAAGCAAAGTCGTCTTATCTGGAACCGATGCTGCAGAAATTTCCAGATGGTGAACATGTCGATTGGGTCAAAGAACAGATCGATCGTGTCGACATGTATCAAGCCGAACACGCGTTGGAAGTCAAACTGAAACGCAACCTGCCGCTACAGAATGAAGCTGAACGCTTATACGCCGAAGCAAGCCGATACGAACGATTTGGCGATGCGGCCACGGCGTTGGATCAATACCGATCGATGCAAACCTTACTTGGTGGCGATCCCCAGTACCGGCCATTCGTCAACTTGGCCCGTCGCCAAATCGCACGGATTGAATACGAGGGTGTCGATGCCGATGAAGCATCACGAATGATCGCCGCAAAGCTTGCCGAAGCGGACGAGTTGATGCGAGACGGGAAGGTCGTTCCGGCCCGCAAGATTTGGTACAGCATCGTGGAACTCTACGGCAACAACGACAACGTCGCGCCGCTTGTTGAAAAAGCACAAGCGTTACTGGCCGGCAACAGCAACACAACAGAAAGCGATTGA